The following is a genomic window from Paenibacillus sp. FSL R5-0766.
AACGCGTCGTGGTTGATTTGTTCTCTGGTCTAATCATCCCGATCAGCCTGTATCCAGGCTGGATGTCCGCGGTGATGAAAGTATTGCCTTTTCAGGCCATTACGTATCTGCCCGGTTCCGTGTTCACTGGAAGAGTGGAAGGTACCGCCATCTGGAGTGTGCTCGGTATTCAGGTGTTCTGGTTTGCCGTACTGCTGCTTCCGATGGTATTGATCTGGCGTAAGGCGCGCAAGCGTCTGTTCGTGCAAGGGGGATAACAGATATGTACTATATGGGTCTGATCTGGGAATATTTGAAAAATTACATGAAAACACGACTCACGTACCGTGCTGATTTCTGGGTGGAGATCCTATCGGATCTGCTGTTCCAGGCAACCAACCTGATCTTTATCTTTGTGGTCTTTCGCCATACGGATAACTTGGGCGGCTGGAGTGAGAGTGAAGTGCTCTTTGTTTATGGATATTTTATGGTGCCCTATGGCATCTTCAGTTGTTTTATCAATCTGTGGGGATTCAGCGAGCGGTACATCGTCAAAGGAGAGATGGATCGGATCCTGACACGTCCTGCACATAACCTGTTCCAGATCTTGCTTGAAAATGTGGATCCGCCTGCACTCGTGGGCTCGTTTATCGGCCTGATCATCATGATCTTCAGTGGAGCAGAGATGGGTCTGATGCTGGAATGGTGGCATATCCCGGCATTGATTATTTTGGCACTCAGCTCAGTGATGATCTATGCCGGCATCTATACCACATTGACTTCACTATCCTTTTATTCGGACGCGCCAACAGGTATCCTGCCGTTGATGTATAACATTCAAGGATATGGACGCTACCCTGTAACGATCTATAACCGTGCCATTCAGGTGCTGTTAACCTGGATCATTCCGTTTGCCTTCGTGGGGATCTATCCCGCAGCCTTGTTCCTGGAAAGGTCCGAGATGCATCGCATGGCGCTGCTTACACCTGTGATAGGATTGGTATTTGGCTCCATGGGCTTGCTTTTGTGGAATTTTGGCGTGAAGCGTTATCGCGGAGCAGGTTCATAATAACGCCCTATAGTAATTCATGGGGGAGATTAGGGAGGAACTGACATGACGTTAAAAGTAGGCGAATTGGCACCGGATTTTGAGCTTCCGTCCAGTACGGGAGAATCGGTAAAGCTTTCGGATTACCGCGGACAGCGGGTGCTGCTTTATTTTTATCCCAAAGATATGACCTCGTCCTGTACACAACAGGCTTGTGATTTTCGGGATCGACATGCTGAATTTGAAGGGCTGAACACGGTCATTCTCGGAATCAGCACCGATCCGATGAAACAACATGACAAGTTTATTGCCAAATATGGACTGCCGTTTACCTTGTTATCGGATGAAGAGCACGTTGTAGCCGAGCAATACGGTGTATGGCAGCTGAAGAAAATGTATGGCAAGGAGTACATGGGTATGGTTCGCTCCACTTTTCTGATTGATGAAGAGGGGAAATTGATCAAGGACTGGTCCAAAGTTCGGGTCAAAGGACATATCGAGGCAGCACTTGAGGCTCTGAAGTCCATATAGGCTGCCCCGGCAGAATATTAATTAATCAACAATATAAGGCTGTGCTCGCGGAAGTTGCCGTGAACACAGCCTTTTGCATATGCGGATTTCCAGTACTTTAATACTGTTTCTTATGCTTGCGTGAACGAATGCGATATACCAGCAGGAGGAACAAGGGAATGATGAAGCTGACGGTGATATCCCAGTCTACCCAAGCAGGCATAATCGTATCTGTATAGAAAATAACATTCGGAGCAATCAGGATACCGAGGGCAAATAATAACAGAGACGAAGGCAAAATGAGAGGTTTATACGTCTTTAATTGAAATAATTGTGCTGTTCCCAGCACAAAAGCAAATAGATACAGCAGACTTTTAAAATAGGTAGAGATCAACCAGGCGATAGCCATGAATGCCTCGATTCGTTCGAAGAAATTACCAATATTAATTTTTTGCGAAAGGGCATATGAAATATAGATGCTGTGCTGCGTCAGCGTAGGTCCCATCACCATGAGTGAGAGCAACAATAACAAGCTTAATAGTAATCCTCCAAAGAAGGTAGCCAGCAAGAAATCCCGTTTGAAATGGGGCCCGGGGTCCACATAGGGGAGAAATACGGAAAGAACAATAAGTTCACCAAAGGAAGTAAATGCTCCGCGGATGACAGACTCTACTAAATGTATCCAGGGAATGTCGAAGTAAGGCAGAAGATTAGAACTTTTGGCTTGAGGAAGAAGCCCAAGGAAGAGAAAAGCTATAAACACCACAACGATGGGGGTTAACAGCTCGGAGCTTAATCCTATCGTACGAAAACCATGGATGAGCCCCCAGGCCAAGGAGCAAATGATCATTAGAATAATGACCCGGATCGGGGTCTGTAGATAGATCTGGGTTGTCATGAAGTCACCGACCTCACGGACACATATGGCTGCACCTATCGCGAAATAAAATAGATAGGCAACTGAAAGCACAGAACCAACCCAGGCCCCGAGTAACTTGTTACATATTTCAAAAAGCGACAACTGTGGATGTGTTCGATGCAATTTATATAGAACCCACATGATGCCAAGACCGATCGGCAGACCAATGAGAGAACAGAACCATGCGTCCTGTTTGCCTACTGCGGTAACGACTGAAGGGTAGATCAGAACCATATCTCCAATCATAACCAGGAAGGTGAGCAGGGTGAACTGCCGAATTGTGAGTTTTTCCTTCATCAACATGTCCTTCTGCTCCTTCCCATGGATTAATGTTACATTACTCCTCAGAATTATCCTTCAGTGGCTGATTGAGGTGGCGATTTGGATTTTCTTCGGGACTTCACTAACTGTATTAGAACCAGCATACCCGGAAGAATGATACCTAACGTGGTGTCCCAATCTACCCAGTACGGAACGATGGTGATGATAATAAATGTCAGACTGGGCGCGACGAGATTGGCCATGCCATAAACGAGCAGTGTCGATGGTAGAATGAGCATCTTGAAATGCTTAAGTTTGAACAGTTCTGCGCATCCAACAATAAAGGCATATAAGTAGATTATCGCTTTGAAGTAGGTAGCAATGAGCCAGGAGCAAGCCATAATGACCTCGATGCGTTCGAAAAATCCGCCAATGCTAATCTTCTGAGACAAGACAAACGAAGCGTATATATTATGTTGGGTAAGGAAAGGGCCGAGAACGAGCATGGATATGGTAACCAGAATAGCAAGGATTAGATTGCCGAGCC
Proteins encoded in this region:
- a CDS encoding ABC-2 family transporter protein — translated: MYYMGLIWEYLKNYMKTRLTYRADFWVEILSDLLFQATNLIFIFVVFRHTDNLGGWSESEVLFVYGYFMVPYGIFSCFINLWGFSERYIVKGEMDRILTRPAHNLFQILLENVDPPALVGSFIGLIIMIFSGAEMGLMLEWWHIPALIILALSSVMIYAGIYTTLTSLSFYSDAPTGILPLMYNIQGYGRYPVTIYNRAIQVLLTWIIPFAFVGIYPAALFLERSEMHRMALLTPVIGLVFGSMGLLLWNFGVKRYRGAGS
- the bcp gene encoding thioredoxin-dependent thiol peroxidase — translated: MTLKVGELAPDFELPSSTGESVKLSDYRGQRVLLYFYPKDMTSSCTQQACDFRDRHAEFEGLNTVILGISTDPMKQHDKFIAKYGLPFTLLSDEEHVVAEQYGVWQLKKMYGKEYMGMVRSTFLIDEEGKLIKDWSKVRVKGHIEAALEALKSI
- a CDS encoding endospore germination permease — its product is MLMKEKLTIRQFTLLTFLVMIGDMVLIYPSVVTAVGKQDAWFCSLIGLPIGLGIMWVLYKLHRTHPQLSLFEICNKLLGAWVGSVLSVAYLFYFAIGAAICVREVGDFMTTQIYLQTPIRVIILMIICSLAWGLIHGFRTIGLSSELLTPIVVVFIAFLFLGLLPQAKSSNLLPYFDIPWIHLVESVIRGAFTSFGELIVLSVFLPYVDPGPHFKRDFLLATFFGGLLLSLLLLLSLMVMGPTLTQHSIYISYALSQKINIGNFFERIEAFMAIAWLISTYFKSLLYLFAFVLGTAQLFQLKTYKPLILPSSLLLFALGILIAPNVIFYTDTIMPAWVDWDITVSFIIPLFLLLVYRIRSRKHKKQY